One window of Fusobacterium polymorphum genomic DNA carries:
- a CDS encoding MazG nucleotide pyrophosphohydrolase domain-containing protein: MESIQQELLKKLTDKSSINEIQSYIKEVMQIRGFNKEKSSDKILLLVEEVGELAKAIRKNENNLGIDKTKEYNYSSIESEIADVFIVLLSICDILNIDLLKAFLNKEEENSKRIWSVKK, from the coding sequence ATGGAAAGTATACAACAAGAACTATTAAAAAAGTTAACAGACAAATCTTCTATAAATGAAATACAAAGTTATATAAAGGAAGTTATGCAGATAAGAGGTTTTAATAAAGAAAAGTCCTCAGATAAAATTTTGTTACTGGTTGAGGAAGTTGGAGAATTAGCTAAAGCTATAAGAAAAAATGAAAACAATTTAGGAATAGATAAAACTAAGGAATATAATTATTCTTCTATTGAAAGCGAAATAGCAGATGTCTTTATAGTTCTCCTATCTATATGTGATATTTTAAACATAGATTTATTAAAAGCATTTTTAAATAAGGAAGAAGAAAATAGTAAAAGAATTTGGTCGGTAAAAAAATAA
- a CDS encoding aminopeptidase P family protein encodes MLNKEVYISRRRKLKENFKDGLILIIGNDFSPLDCEDNTYPFIQDATFKYYFGIDHNGLIGIIDIDKNEEIIFGNDYTMSDIIWMGKQKFLKELAIEVGIEKFIEKEELKKYLENRKNIRFTNQYRTDNIMYLSSILNINPFEFDKNISFDLVKAIIKQRNIKDKIEIEEIEKAVDITKEMHLSAMRNAKAGIKEYELVAEVEKQPRKYNAYYSFQTILSKNGQILHNHSHLNILKDGDLVLLDCGALSDEGYCGDMTTTFPVSGKFTERQKTIHNIVRDMFDRAKELVRAGITYKGVHLEACKVLAKNMKKLGLMKGEVEDIVSSGAHALFMPHGLGHMMGMTVHDMENFGEINVGYDEGEKKSTQFGLSSLRLAKKLEVGNIFTIEPGIYFIPELFEKWRNEKLHEEFLNYDEIEKYMDFGGIRMERDILIQEDGTSRILGDKFPRTADEIEKYMEEYRK; translated from the coding sequence ATGTTGAATAAAGAAGTGTATATAAGCAGAAGAAGAAAATTAAAGGAAAACTTTAAAGATGGTTTAATTTTAATAATAGGAAATGATTTTTCTCCTCTTGATTGCGAAGATAATACTTATCCATTTATTCAAGATGCCACTTTTAAATATTATTTTGGTATTGATCACAATGGATTAATTGGAATTATTGATATAGATAAAAATGAAGAAATAATTTTTGGAAATGACTATACAATGTCAGATATTATTTGGATGGGAAAACAAAAGTTTTTAAAAGAACTGGCTATTGAAGTTGGAATAGAAAAATTTATTGAAAAAGAAGAACTAAAAAAATATTTAGAAAATAGAAAAAATATAAGATTTACTAATCAATATAGAACAGATAATATTATGTATTTGAGTTCAATTTTGAATATAAATCCTTTTGAATTTGATAAAAATATATCTTTTGATTTAGTGAAAGCAATCATTAAACAAAGAAATATTAAAGATAAAATTGAAATAGAAGAGATAGAAAAAGCAGTTGATATAACAAAGGAAATGCATCTTTCTGCTATGAGAAATGCAAAAGCAGGAATAAAAGAATATGAGCTTGTTGCGGAAGTGGAAAAACAACCAAGAAAATACAATGCTTATTATTCATTTCAAACTATACTTAGTAAGAATGGACAAATTCTACATAACCATAGCCATTTAAATATCTTAAAAGATGGAGATTTAGTTTTACTTGATTGTGGAGCATTAAGTGATGAAGGTTATTGTGGTGATATGACGACAACTTTTCCTGTAAGTGGCAAATTCACTGAAAGACAAAAAACTATACATAATATAGTAAGAGATATGTTTGATAGAGCAAAAGAATTAGTAAGAGCAGGAATTACATATAAGGGAGTACATTTAGAAGCTTGTAAAGTTTTAGCTAAAAATATGAAAAAGCTTGGACTTATGAAAGGAGAAGTTGAAGATATAGTCAGTTCAGGAGCACATGCTTTATTTATGCCACATGGTTTAGGACATATGATGGGGATGACAGTTCATGATATGGAAAATTTTGGAGAGATAAATGTTGGTTATGATGAGGGAGAAAAAAAATCAACTCAATTTGGTTTATCTTCTTTAAGACTTGCTAAAAAGTTAGAAGTTGGAAATATCTTTACTATTGAGCCAGGAATATACTTTATACCAGAACTTTTTGAAAAATGGAGAAATGAAAAATTACATGAAGAATTTTTAAATTATGATGAAATAGAAAAGTATATGGATTTTGGCGGGATTAGAATGGAAAGAGATATTTTAATTCAAGAAGATGGGACAAGTAGAATTTTGGGTGATAAATTTCCAAGAACTGCTGATGAAATAGAAAAATATATGGAAGAATATAGAAAATAG